One window of Labilithrix sp. genomic DNA carries:
- a CDS encoding recombinase family protein, which produces MTKTRVVGYVRVSTEGQADEGVSLAAQRAKLEAYALAMDLELVCVEMDAGRSARTVEGRPGLLRALACLEDGSASGLLVVKLDRLTRSVRDLGDLVERYFALKCSLLSVSDSIDTRTAAGRLVLNVLASVAQWEREATAERTRESLAHLKSTGVLVGGVPLGRRRTPEIDRDGRRVVIEDEAEMAAVRRAMELRTAGSSLRAIARILRDEGHPTKRGGRWEATTVGRVLARTAATA; this is translated from the coding sequence ATGACGAAGACGCGTGTGGTCGGGTACGTGAGGGTCAGTACCGAAGGGCAGGCCGATGAAGGAGTCTCCCTCGCAGCGCAGCGCGCCAAGCTTGAAGCGTATGCCCTCGCGATGGACTTGGAACTGGTCTGCGTCGAGATGGACGCCGGCCGCTCCGCTCGAACGGTCGAGGGTCGCCCCGGTCTGCTCCGCGCGCTCGCCTGTCTCGAAGACGGCTCCGCCAGCGGCCTCCTCGTGGTGAAGCTGGACCGGCTCACTCGCTCGGTTCGTGACCTCGGAGATCTGGTCGAGCGCTACTTCGCGTTGAAGTGCTCCCTTCTGTCCGTCTCGGACTCCATCGACACCCGCACCGCGGCTGGCCGGCTCGTCTTGAACGTCCTCGCTTCGGTCGCTCAATGGGAGCGTGAGGCGACGGCAGAACGCACGCGCGAAAGCCTTGCTCATCTCAAGTCGACGGGGGTTCTCGTCGGCGGCGTGCCGCTCGGACGAAGGCGAACGCCCGAGATCGATCGCGACGGCCGTCGCGTCGTAATCGAGGACGAGGCCGAGATGGCGGCCGTACGGCGTGCCATGGAGCTACGCACGGCCGGGAGCTCGCTCCGCGCGATCGCCCGTATCCTCCGCGACGAGGGGCATCCGACCAAGCGGGGTGGCCGATGGGAGGCGACGACGGTCGGGAGGGTGCTCGCCCGAACGGCTGCCACGGCGTGA
- a CDS encoding diadenylate cyclase: protein MPVDVAEEIAGTVLIMSRHRLGAVLLLNPSHDITGGVLLDAVVSRELLVALAVPEHVNRIHCGAVIIRGDRVERAGVSLSWEEVVERATELADGVAIALDEDTGEIQIVDGMGRVEVVDADDVADVLRRHAREADLR from the coding sequence ATGCCCGTCGACGTCGCCGAGGAGATCGCCGGCACGGTGCTCATCATGTCGCGCCATCGTCTTGGCGCGGTCCTCTTGCTGAATCCGTCGCACGACATCACCGGCGGCGTCCTGCTCGACGCCGTCGTGAGCCGGGAGCTTCTCGTCGCGCTCGCCGTCCCGGAGCACGTCAACCGGATCCACTGTGGCGCCGTCATCATCCGAGGTGACCGCGTCGAGCGCGCCGGTGTGTCACTCTCGTGGGAGGAGGTCGTGGAGCGCGCCACCGAGCTCGCCGACGGCGTCGCGATCGCGCTCGACGAGGACACCGGCGAGATCCAAATCGTGGACGGGATGGGGCGCGTCGAGGTCGTGGATGCCGATGACGTCGCAGACGTGCTCCGTCGGCACGCGCGCGAGGCCGACCTTCGCTGA
- a CDS encoding helix-turn-helix transcriptional regulator, giving the protein MRKLDPERVVDGVGRRVAELRKERGWTQAELGERINFTFQYVARIEGGVNLTIHSLTHLANAFRVPIAALFEPPRDEAPRRPGRPRKKG; this is encoded by the coding sequence GTGCGGAAGCTCGATCCTGAACGCGTCGTCGACGGCGTTGGACGCCGGGTCGCCGAGCTCCGGAAGGAGCGCGGCTGGACGCAGGCCGAGCTCGGCGAGCGCATCAACTTCACGTTCCAGTACGTCGCCCGCATCGAGGGCGGCGTGAACCTCACGATCCACTCCCTAACGCACCTCGCGAACGCCTTCCGCGTGCCGATCGCCGCGCTGTTCGAGCCTCCCCGCGACGAAGCCCCTCGGCGGCCTGGTCGGCCACGGAAGAAGGGGTAG